TCAACACTTATTCAGCTATACGTTTGTtttttataatttccaaCATTCTCACTACAGACAAACATTTCTGATTTCATCTCTCCGCAAATTTTGAACACATTGTTGATAAATTTCCACATTATAGTTTCTGCAATTCTATATGACACTAGCGACTTACCTTTTTCAGAACAGCTTAGAATAAATCAGGAAAAAGTTTCATCTATAAATGATACTATTGGCGATATAAAGTTTGAATAATTTTTATAGCATTAGCTTATTTGTTACCAATCTTAGTCTCGTCTATATTTCCTTCTGAGTTTATGTTTAGACCTTGTGATTCGCgtatttatcatttatagTTTTTTTAGTTTAGCGAATTTCCCAGGCATTGTCGTACATGTATTCGGCTATTTTCATCACTATTTTGTCACCCTTAATGTGTCACATTTTTGTAGCTTTTACAGTGCATAAGTTACTAGTTAAAGTGTACATTTGACTTATAAATACCGGCACTATAGTTTACTTGTATAAATGGAGCTCCCAGAAGATTTCCTCATTCTAATAATGAACATACCACCAAGAATATGAATGTGTGGTAAAGATTTGCATTTTGGTACCAACGGTTACTCACACTAATTCCAGGACACCCAAAGAGTTTAATGGGAAGAGATATTAGCACATCCAGAGATACTCCATTACTAATTTCCACTCAATTATAGCTCTCTAATAAGATAAAGAGCATGTACAACGAGCTAGTTTGCCACCTTGGTCTACATTTCGCATAACCGGAAAGATGGTATACCATGGAAATAAGAAAGTGGGACTACTTTGAGCCCTCTATTCGGATATCTTGCCTAATCTCAGCATGCAAACGAGTGAAGAGTCCAAAGCAGCACTGATGGCAATTAGTCGATAGAGCAGACAACAGGTACAGGCAGCCCAGGTCAAGGATCTTGGTTAAACGACAAGTACTACGCACATGTGTGACACTGCAGAGTATAATTAATGACAAAAGACAACCGTTGGCAGTTTGAAGACTGAATAAACTCATAGCCACGGGATACCAGAAGATGCTGCTCCAAGCAAAACTCGAGGAAATGGCAGATGCACGGTAAATATTACGTAGAGATGAAGTTGTAAGACTTCTGGAAATGTGTGGAATTTGAGCCGAGAATGGCCACCGGGTCTAATGTGGGATTCAGTGTACCATTGCCTCCAGTTTGATTTTTTAACACATGTACATCATTTTAATTACACTCACATGTTTTTATTTAAATGGTAATGTAATTTGGATTTATCACCGCATCTAGTCCGTTCTGTGGTCCCAATTTGTTGGCTTGTACTTACGATGCTTCCTTGATCGGCATTTTGTTTATCCCTAAGACCTGAACGTTATAATTTCATATTGCCTTATTCTAATGACGGAGAAAGGGACCGAAAATAACAATGAACTTTTAAAGGACAATGATATACCTCCAGACGCCACAAAGGCGTCCAATTCTGGAAACAAAGCTGCTAAAGACGCCGAAAAATATAGGGGAGAGAGAACTTCTCTACACGATACCTTGAAATCTACTTCAAACAGACCAATAACGAGCAGAAGCACGAGCTCAAGTAGTTCTGGAGCCCAGACCTCCAGTGCCCAGAATTCACAATCAAGAAAGGAGCTCGCACAGCAAAAGGAGGCTACAAGACTATTACGTGAAATTACGTCAGATCCAGAAATTATGGATCAAGCGCTCAGCGCAGCTGTGAATCCAAATGTAGCGAGGGAATTAGCAAGACAAGCAGATACAGCTTGGAGAAACATTGAGGCATTACCAGGTGGATTCAGAGCATTATGCCGTATGCATCATAACATTCAAAAGCCATTGTGGCAGGCTGTTATTGGCCAGGACGCTCCAAATAAACCAAAGACTGGGAACAACTCCAACAATGGAATACCAATCAATGAACCATTAGATGCACAGCCTCTACCCAATCCGTGGAGGTCAGATTTTAATGCTCCAGCATCTAATTCTAGTAGATTTGGATCACTTGGGTTTAACCCTTTTGGGCCCACTAGTTCCCTCTTTAGTACGGGAAGTGGGCAGACAGCAGGGACTCTAGGTAGCACAAGCATTGCGAGTCCATTTTCATTCAACACAAACAGTTTTCAATCAGCATCCCAGATTGCAGAGAGTAGCGCGTCAAAATACTCCAAGGAGATTGCCGAAATGGCAGAGATGGGATTAACTGATCGAGATAAGTGTCTGACTGCTTTGGAGGCGGCTGAAGGTGATTTGTTCCAGGCGATTGGTATAATTCAGAGCTTGGATGAATTAGATAATGAGGAGAACAATGAAAAGTGACTACATTAGTAAGTGTATTTGCTAGTTAGTAGCTTGTTGGCCATCCATGTAGCATTGCAAAAAATTCGTCGTAGGTGATGTTTCCGTCATTGTCTAGATCGACCTGCACCATTGTTTTTTATGAGCATTGTACGTACCTCCTTGAATATGTCATTGACTGCTTCTTTTGTGAACGGACACTTGTGCAGATCACATCTGAAGACCTTCATCATATCATCTTTGGTgatttttccatcttgGTCGGTGTCGAATACATTGAATGCTTTCCTGCAAAAGTCCTTTTCCTTGTAAAGCTTTTCATCGATTGTTGCAGCGAGGAATTCAGTGTACTCTAAAGAATGACAATTATAGCTGGGATACATACCTATTGTTCCATCTCCATTTGTATCAAGTTCTTCTACTAGCCTTTCTATTGTTGGATCCCCAATACTTGTTTGTCTATTTCTTATTGAGGATCTCAAACCATGTAGGACTTCTGAAACTGTTAATAC
This region of Theileria equi strain WA chromosome 1, complete sequence genomic DNA includes:
- a CDS encoding hypothetical protein (encoded by transcript BEWA_021420A), which encodes MTEKGTENNNELLKDNDIPPDATKASNSGNKAAKDAEKYRGERTSLHDTLKSTSNRPITSRSTSSSSSGAQTSSAQNSQSRKELAQQKEATRLLREITSDPEIMDQALSAAVNPNVARELARQADTAWRNIEALPGGFRALCRMHHNIQKPLWQAVIGQDAPNKPKTGNNSNNGIPINEPLDAQPLPNPWRSDFNAPASNSSRFGSLGFNPFGPTSSLFSTGSGQTAGTLGSTSIASPFSFNTNSFQSASQIAESSASKYSKEIAEMAEMGLTDRDKCLTALEAAEGDLFQAIGIIQSLDELDNEENNEK